A genomic segment from Pseudosulfitobacter sp. DSM 107133 encodes:
- the rarD gene encoding EamA family transporter RarD: MRNTPLILSPQTKGVLAGIGACTIWGLSPMFYKQVAHVPAIEVLAHRTVWSLLFFGGVLAVQGRLGLVRAALDTPAKLGTMALASLMIGINWFLFIWAVGAGRTTESSLGYYILPLVAVVIGRVVFGEALKPSQWLAVALATGAVVLLTVGLQAPPWIARTLAVSFGLYGLIKKRLDVGPVVSVTAEVLLMVPIALAVMLQSEHRGGSAFHAGGETMAILLVSGLITALPLILFSYAARRVRMTSLGLVQYLNPTLQFSCAVFVFGELFTGWHKIAFGLIWVALAIYAASMFAQDRAARRAAIAAAVSGTGVT, translated from the coding sequence ATGCGAAACACCCCCCTGATCCTGTCTCCGCAGACCAAAGGCGTTCTGGCCGGAATTGGCGCCTGCACCATCTGGGGGCTGTCTCCGATGTTCTACAAACAGGTGGCCCATGTTCCGGCCATCGAAGTGCTGGCGCACCGCACGGTCTGGTCGCTGCTGTTCTTTGGTGGCGTTCTGGCGGTGCAGGGGCGGTTGGGGCTGGTGCGCGCCGCGCTGGACACCCCGGCCAAGCTGGGCACGATGGCGCTGGCGTCACTGATGATCGGGATCAACTGGTTTCTGTTCATCTGGGCCGTGGGGGCCGGGCGCACCACCGAAAGCAGTCTGGGCTATTATATCCTGCCGCTGGTCGCGGTGGTGATCGGGCGGGTGGTTTTTGGCGAGGCACTGAAACCCAGCCAATGGCTCGCCGTGGCGCTGGCAACGGGGGCGGTGGTGTTGCTGACCGTGGGCTTGCAGGCCCCGCCGTGGATCGCGCGGACGCTGGCGGTCAGCTTTGGCCTGTATGGTCTGATCAAGAAACGGCTGGATGTTGGGCCGGTGGTGTCAGTCACTGCCGAAGTCTTGCTGATGGTGCCCATTGCGCTGGCCGTGATGTTGCAATCGGAACACAGGGGCGGGTCGGCGTTTCATGCCGGGGGCGAAACCATGGCGATCCTGCTGGTTTCGGGGCTGATCACGGCGCTGCCGCTGATCCTGTTCAGCTATGCCGCGCGACGGGTGCGCATGACCTCGTTGGGGCTGGTGCAGTACCTCAACCCCACATTGCAGTTTTCCTGCGCGGTCTTTGTCTTTGGAGAGCTGTTTACCGGTTGGCACAAGATTGCGTTCGGCCTGATCTGGGTTGCGCTGGCGATCTATGCCGCCAGCATGTTTGCTCAGGACAGGGCGGCACGCAGGGCAGCGATTGCGGCGGCGGTATCGGGCACAGGCGTGACATAA
- a CDS encoding TIGR00730 family Rossman fold protein, which yields MLKSVCVFCGSRTGTDPEYAKQATALGNALAENDWRLVYGAGDVGLMGTVARAAQAAGGETFGVIPAHLVAWEVGKVDLTRYIVTETMHERKKVMFMNCDAVVLLPGGAGSLDEIFEVLTWRQLGLHEKPVVVLNSNGYWDPFMQLLRHVVDQGFADASLLDYVTPVPDTAAAIAALRAALS from the coding sequence ATGCTGAAATCTGTCTGTGTCTTCTGCGGCTCGCGCACCGGAACCGATCCTGAATATGCCAAACAGGCCACCGCGCTTGGCAACGCGCTGGCTGAAAACGACTGGCGGCTGGTCTACGGCGCAGGCGATGTGGGCCTGATGGGCACCGTGGCGCGGGCCGCCCAGGCGGCGGGTGGCGAGACATTTGGCGTGATCCCCGCGCATCTGGTGGCATGGGAAGTCGGCAAGGTCGATCTGACCCGCTATATCGTCACCGAGACCATGCACGAGCGCAAGAAAGTCATGTTCATGAACTGCGATGCGGTGGTCCTGTTGCCCGGCGGCGCCGGGTCGCTGGACGAGATTTTCGAAGTGCTGACCTGGCGCCAGCTGGGCCTGCATGAAAAGCCGGTAGTTGTTTTGAATTCAAACGGTTATTGGGACCCGTTCATGCAACTGCTGAGGCATGTCGTCGATCAGGGCTTTGCCGATGCCAGCCTGCTGGATTATGTCACGCCTGTGCCCGATACCGCCGCCGCAATCGCTGCCCTGCGTGCCGCCCTGTCCTGA
- a CDS encoding LysM peptidoglycan-binding domain-containing protein: protein MSKFSAVSGAPAGVAVAIVVVAVIGGGLYFFRPDTGEAPVPVMQAADSGTEAAKVPADTAKVAAVDAPKGDTADVPEAVDTPVPPSIDEVRLEADGIFVVAGRAAPDSTVAVLLDGVENTTTQASGQGAFAAVTMIDPSPQPQVLTVIQRGADGDIAGVEEIVLAPMAPKPVPEPEGAPEQVAAAPQASEDAAQAADTPANAVDPKPEDVAASTVATPEGRPPAETPAMADLKPDTATASTEAPAATAQAETAVPAATAQAEPAATERPTVTAQAEPAGAAPTAAPAAENTDSSAQTMSEDTAQATNATEKPQQRAQVAEPAVAPETTGKIPEPAAQTQTADQTAQPETAPATASVAILKSDADGVELVNRPSALTSLNISIDTIGYADDGGVQLSGRATGRDGSVRVYLDNAAIIDLPVDARGRWRGDLPHVDGGVYTLRVDEVNAAGEVVSRAETPFKREDPAVLAAQTGPQDTPVKAVTVQTGNTLWAIARDRYGEGILYVRVFEANRDAIRDPDLIYPGQVFNLPD from the coding sequence ATGAGCAAGTTTTCAGCAGTATCGGGCGCGCCCGCGGGTGTCGCCGTCGCCATTGTGGTGGTGGCTGTGATCGGTGGCGGTCTATATTTTTTCCGCCCCGATACCGGTGAAGCGCCGGTTCCGGTGATGCAGGCGGCTGACAGCGGGACCGAAGCGGCAAAAGTGCCCGCCGACACTGCCAAAGTTGCCGCCGTTGACGCGCCCAAGGGGGACACAGCCGACGTGCCCGAAGCTGTCGACACGCCGGTCCCGCCCAGCATCGACGAAGTGCGCCTTGAAGCGGATGGCATTTTTGTCGTCGCCGGACGCGCGGCCCCTGACAGCACGGTTGCGGTGCTGCTGGACGGTGTTGAAAACACCACGACCCAAGCCAGCGGGCAGGGTGCCTTTGCCGCCGTGACGATGATAGACCCCAGCCCACAGCCGCAGGTTCTGACCGTGATCCAGCGCGGCGCGGACGGCGATATTGCGGGCGTGGAAGAGATCGTGCTGGCACCTATGGCACCGAAACCTGTGCCCGAGCCTGAGGGGGCGCCAGAGCAGGTCGCCGCAGCGCCGCAGGCCTCCGAGGATGCCGCGCAAGCCGCTGACACTCCGGCCAATGCCGTTGATCCCAAGCCCGAAGATGTGGCCGCCAGCACCGTGGCCACACCAGAGGGCCGTCCCCCCGCCGAGACGCCTGCGATGGCGGATTTGAAACCGGACACAGCGACAGCCAGCACAGAGGCACCGGCGGCAACCGCGCAGGCTGAAACTGCGGTACCAGCCGCGACCGCGCAGGCTGAACCCGCTGCGACAGAGCGACCAACCGTGACCGCGCAGGCCGAGCCTGCCGGAGCAGCGCCGACCGCCGCACCCGCGGCAGAAAACACGGACAGTTCTGCGCAAACCATGTCAGAAGACACCGCACAAGCGACGAACGCGACCGAGAAACCGCAACAGCGCGCCCAGGTCGCGGAACCCGCAGTGGCACCAGAAACAACCGGCAAAATCCCCGAGCCTGCGGCGCAAACCCAGACGGCAGACCAGACTGCTCAACCTGAAACAGCCCCTGCCACAGCCAGCGTTGCCATCCTGAAATCCGACGCCGACGGGGTCGAACTGGTCAACCGGCCCTCGGCCCTGACCAGTTTGAACATTTCCATCGACACCATCGGCTATGCCGACGATGGCGGTGTGCAACTGTCTGGCCGCGCAACGGGGCGCGACGGTTCTGTGCGCGTCTACCTTGATAACGCGGCCATCATCGACCTACCGGTCGACGCCCGTGGCCGCTGGCGGGGCGATTTGCCCCATGTCGATGGCGGCGTCTACACCCTGCGTGTTGACGAGGTGAACGCCGCAGGCGAGGTTGTCAGCCGCGCCGAAACCCCGTTCAAACGCGAGGACCCTGCCGTCTTGGCGGCGCAAACCGGCCCGCAGGACACGCCCGTCAAGGCGGTGACGGTCCAGACCGGCAACACCTTGTGGGCCATTGCGCGTGACCGCTATGGCGAGGGGATCCTTTATGTGCGCGTTTTCGAGGCCAACCGCGATGCGATCCGCGACCCTGATCTGATTTACCCCGGTCAGGTCTTTAACTTGCCCGACTAA
- a CDS encoding ABC transporter ATP-binding protein/permease produces MPADTASPTAETDAAAQAELDRQENEAERRSGWRTIRKVMPYLWPDNQPWVKHRVVWALVALLASKLVSVYIPIIFRDAVNVLSGEGVSELALGAVGLTVAYGVARLMNVGFQQLRDAIFARVGQRALRMLALETFEHIHRLSMRYHITRKTGGLSRIIERGVKGVDFLLRFLLFSIGPLVLELLLIGIILTVLFDWIYLAIVAFTIALYVWFTFRVTEWRVKLRRVMNDQDTDANQKAIDSLLNYETVKYFGAEAREAGRYDKAMAGYEEAAIKTSYSLAFLNFGQSFLITCGLVGVMVMAAVGVQNGSLTVGDFVMVNAYMIQITLPLNFLGSVYREIRQALVDMGEMFDLLEQPAEVTDKPDAKPLKVNGGRIELEDVHFGYDSERAILKGITLTAEPGEMVAIVGSTGSGKSTIGRLLFRFYDVGSGALRIDGQDVRDVTQTSLHDAIGVVPQDTVLFNDTIRYNIAYGRGGATQDEIEAAAKSAQIHDFVLSLPDGYDTAVGERGLKLSGGEKQRVGIARTLLKDPPILLLDEATSALDSETEQEIKSALMAAGRGRTVLTIAHRLSTISEADRIIVLEKGKIVEHGTHEALLAQSGRYAQLWNRQQFEED; encoded by the coding sequence ATGCCAGCCGACACAGCCAGCCCCACCGCAGAAACCGACGCTGCGGCCCAAGCCGAACTTGACCGTCAGGAAAACGAAGCCGAACGCCGTTCGGGCTGGCGTACCATTCGCAAGGTCATGCCCTATCTGTGGCCGGACAATCAGCCCTGGGTCAAACACCGCGTGGTCTGGGCCCTGGTGGCACTGCTGGCATCGAAACTGGTGTCGGTCTACATCCCCATCATCTTTCGCGATGCGGTCAACGTCCTTTCGGGCGAGGGTGTATCAGAGCTGGCATTGGGGGCGGTCGGTCTGACGGTCGCTTACGGCGTTGCGCGCCTGATGAACGTGGGTTTCCAACAGTTGCGCGATGCGATTTTTGCCCGCGTGGGACAACGTGCCCTGCGGATGCTGGCGCTGGAGACCTTTGAACATATCCACCGCCTGTCGATGCGCTATCACATCACCCGCAAGACCGGCGGGCTAAGCCGGATCATCGAGCGGGGTGTGAAGGGGGTCGATTTTCTGCTGCGTTTCCTGCTGTTTTCCATCGGTCCGCTGGTGCTGGAACTGCTGCTGATCGGGATCATCCTGACGGTTCTGTTTGACTGGATTTATCTGGCCATCGTCGCCTTTACCATCGCGCTCTATGTCTGGTTTACCTTCCGTGTGACCGAATGGCGCGTGAAACTGCGTCGGGTGATGAACGACCAGGACACCGACGCCAACCAAAAGGCGATCGACAGTCTGCTGAACTATGAAACGGTCAAATACTTCGGGGCCGAAGCCCGCGAGGCAGGCCGCTATGACAAGGCCATGGCGGGCTATGAAGAGGCCGCAATCAAGACATCCTATTCGCTGGCCTTCCTGAACTTTGGCCAGTCGTTCCTGATCACCTGCGGGCTGGTGGGGGTCATGGTGATGGCCGCTGTGGGCGTGCAGAATGGCAGCTTGACCGTCGGGGATTTTGTCATGGTCAACGCCTATATGATCCAGATCACCCTGCCGCTGAACTTCCTTGGATCGGTCTACCGCGAGATCCGGCAGGCGCTGGTGGACATGGGCGAGATGTTCGATCTTCTGGAACAGCCCGCCGAGGTGACGGACAAGCCCGACGCCAAGCCGCTTAAGGTTAACGGCGGGCGGATCGAACTGGAGGACGTGCACTTTGGCTATGACAGCGAACGCGCAATTCTCAAGGGGATCACCCTGACCGCAGAGCCGGGGGAAATGGTGGCCATTGTCGGCTCGACCGGGTCGGGCAAGTCGACCATCGGGCGGCTGTTGTTCCGGTTCTATGACGTCGGCAGTGGCGCGCTGCGCATTGACGGGCAGGACGTGCGCGATGTCACGCAAACCAGCTTGCACGACGCCATCGGTGTGGTGCCCCAAGACACGGTTTTGTTCAATGACACGATCCGTTACAACATCGCCTACGGGCGCGGTGGGGCCACGCAGGACGAGATTGAAGCTGCGGCGAAATCGGCGCAGATCCACGACTTTGTTCTCAGCCTGCCGGATGGTTATGACACCGCAGTGGGCGAGCGGGGACTAAAGCTTTCAGGCGGCGAGAAGCAGCGCGTGGGCATTGCGCGCACATTGTTGAAAGACCCGCCGATCCTGTTGCTGGACGAAGCCACCAGCGCGCTGGACAGCGAGACCGAGCAAGAGATCAAATCGGCGCTGATGGCCGCGGGGCGGGGGCGCACGGTGCTGACCATCGCGCACCGGCTGAGTACCATTTCCGAGGCGGACCGGATCATCGTGCTGGAAAAGGGCAAGATCGTCGAACATGGCACCCACGAGGCATTGCTGGCGCAATCGGGGCGCTATGCGCAGCTGTGGAATCGCCAGCAGTTTGAAGAGGACTGA